From Nicotiana tabacum cultivar K326 chromosome 15, ASM71507v2, whole genome shotgun sequence, the proteins below share one genomic window:
- the LOC107770835 gene encoding secreted RxLR effector protein 161-like has translation MGAPVSDPSIYRRLIGKLNFLQHTRHDISFSIQHLSQFLQHPQVPHMLATLHVLRYLMNDPTQGISLSPNMSLMGFFDSDWGSYTISRKSVSGYYITLGGSPISWKSKKQPSISLSSAEDEYRALRKAAAEIAWLIKLLGDLDLPISNLVPVYCDSQVALHIAKNPVFPREN, from the coding sequence atggGGGCACCTGTCTCTGATCCTAGCATATATAGAAGGTTGATTGGGAAGTTGAATTTTCTTCAACACACAAGGCATGACATCTCTTTCTCTATTCAGCATCTCAGTCAATTTCTTCAACATCCTCAGGTTCCACACATGTTAGCTACACTTCATGTTTTAAGGTATCTCATGAATGACCCTACACAGGGCATCTCGCTTTCTCCTAACATGTCTCTTATGGGCTTCTTTGATTCTGATTGGGGTTCTTACACTATTTCTCGCAAGTCTGTCAGTGGTTATTATATCACTCTTGGTGGCAGTCCTAtttcttggaagagcaagaaacaaccTAGTATATCCCTGTCTTCAGCAGAAGATGAATATAGAGCTCTGCGGAAAGCTGCTGCTGAAATAGCTTGGCTGATCAAACTACTTGGTGACCTTGACTTGCCTATCTCCAATCTTGTTCCTGTGTATTGTGATAGTCAGGTTGCTCTACATATCGCCAAGAATCCTGTCTTCCCACGAGAGAACTAA